The stretch of DNA AAGCGGCTGCTTCCGGCAGACCTCTTCTACCGCCTGATGCGCTGGACAGACTGACTGAGAAAGCTGAACGCCATGTCCACGGTCACCTATATCCTCGCGATCATCGTCATGGGCGTCGTCGCCCTCGTCCTGATCCGCGGCCTCTTCAACATGATGAAGGGCGGCGATCCCAACCGTTCCAACAAGCTGATGCAGCTTCGTGTGCTGTTGCAGGCGATCGCCGTCATCCTGATCATGGTGACGCTGTGGCTGACCGGCGGCGGCCGCCCGACCTGACCGGGATTCAAGGGGGAAACCATGGTCAAGCTCAACAAGATCTACACGAAAACAGGCGATGACGGTACGACCGGGCTGGTATCCGGTCCGCGCCGGCTCAAAGACGATCTGCGCGTCGAGGCCTACGGCACCATCGATGAGGCCAATTCCGCGATCGGCCTGGCGCGGCTGCACACGGCCGACTTGCCTGAACTCGACGCCATGCTGATGTCGATCCAGAACGATCTCTTCGATCTCGGCGCCGATCTCGCCACCCCCGACACCGGTGAGCCACCGGCCTACGAGCCGCTGCGGATCGCCGAGACGCAGGTCGACCGCGTCGAGCATGATATCGACCAGCTGAACGCCGGTTTGGAGTCGCTGAAATCCTTCATCCTGCCAGGTGGCAGTCCGGCCGCGGCACATCTGCATCTTGCCCGCACGATTGCGCGGCGCGCCGAACGTTTGATGGTGGCGCTTGCTCGCACCGACGGCGAAATCGTCGGCGAGCCGGCGATGAAATACGTCAACCGACTCTCCGATTTCCTCTTCGTCGCCGCGCGTCATGCAAATGACCAGGGCCATGCGGATGTACTTTGGGTTCCGGGAAAAAACAGATAGGCTTGCCGCGTTCACGATCGCCGGGGGGCCTTTATGTTCATACCACTTCACGATGCCAATACGCTGAAACATATCAAGGTTCAGTGGGTGACGCTCGCACTGATCGCGCTGAACATCGCGGTCTGGCTTTTGACCAGCCTGGAGAGCGAACAGGCAGCCCAGGCGACGACCGTCGGTCTCGGCTATATCCCGGCGATTGCCTTCGGCCATGCGATGCTGGCGCAGGGGCTCGAAATCGTGCCGGAACCGCTGACCTACCTTACATACGCCTTCGTCCATACCGGCTTCTGGCATTTGGCTGGCAACATGATCTTCCTCTGGGTCTTTGGCGACAATGTCGAGGATGCGATGGGACATCTGCGCTTCCTGATCTTCTATTTCGTTTGCGCGGCCGCCGGCGCGCTCTGCCACGGCCTGCTGACCATGACCTCGGAAGCGCCGCTGGTCGGCGCATCGGGGGCGGTCTCCGGCGTCGTTGCCGCCTATGTCTTGCTGCATCCGCGAGTCAGGGTCTGGGTGCTGGTGTTTTTCCGTGTGCCGTTGCCCCTGCCGGCCTTCGTGCCGCTACTTTTGTGGATCGGGCAGCAGTTCTTCATGCTGGCGATTGCACCCGATGGCGACGTTTCCTGGGGCGCGCATGTCGGCGGCATCCTTGCCGGGGCTTTCCTAATCCTGGTGTTGCGCCGGCCTGGTGTGCCGCTCTTCGACCGGCAGATCGTCACGCCCCGCGCCGTCAGAAACGACCCGGGCGCCGGCCCGGCCATCGCAGCCGGCACGGACGGACGGACGGCGCAGCGATTTCCCTGGGGCCGCCGCTAAACAGCTATATTGACGTGAACGTAAACGTCCATATATTGCCGAAGCAAATCGCCTGCCGGCGTCATGCAAGCGTTGAATTTGGAGGAAAAACGCGTATCCATGTCGCCATTCGACAATCGGAGCGGCGCCCAAGCGCGCATTTTCTAAAAAAGTCTCTGAAGCCAGTTTCTCCTGAAGGAAGGACCCCATGAAGATACTCGTGCCAGTCAAACGGGTTGTCGACTACAACGTGAAGATCCGGGTGAAGCCGGACGGCACGGGTGTCGAGCTTGCCAATGTGAAGATGTCGATGAACCCGTTCGACGAGATCTCGGTGGAAGAAGCGCTGCGGCTGAAGGAAGCCGGCAAGGCCGAGGAAGTGGTGGTGGTGTCGATCGGTCCTGCCAAGGCCGAAGAGACGCTGCGCACAGCACTTGCCATGGGCGCCGACCGGGCGATCCTGGTCGAGACCGACGATCAGATCGAGCCGCTTACTGTCGCCAAGATCTTGAAGGCTGTCGCCGATGCCGAACAGCCGGGGCTGATCATCGTTGGCAAGCAGGCGATCGACGACGACAGCAACCAGACCGGCCAGATGCTGGCAGCGCTGATGGGAACCGCCCAAGCGACCTTCGCCTCGAAGATCGAGATCGGTGATGGCAAGGCTCAGGTGACCCGTGAAGTCGATGGCGGCCTGCAGACGATCGAGATCAAGCTGCCGGCGGTGATCACATCAGATCTGCGCTTGAACGAACCGCGTTATGCCTCGCTGCCGAATATCATGAAGGCGAAGAAGAAGCCGCTCGACAAGAAGACGCCAAGCGACTTCGGCATCTCGACCACGCCGCGCCTCAAGGTGTTGAAGACCGAGGAGCCGTCGGGCCGCAAGGCCGGCGTCAAGGTCAAGTCGGTCGCCGAACTGATCGACAAGCTCAAAAACGAAGCCGGCGTGCTGTAATCAGCTTGGAACAGGAGCCATCATCATGACCATTCTTCTTCTGGCTGACCACGACAATGCCAGCCTGTCCGATCAGACCGCCAAGGCGCTGACGGCAGCCGCAAAGATCGCCAAGGAACAGGCAAGCGATATTCACATCCTCGTCGCCGGCAAAGCTGCCAAGGCTGCTG from Rhizobium leguminosarum bv. trifolii WSM1325 encodes:
- a CDS encoding conserved hypothetical protein (KEGG: rec:RHECIAT_CH0004059 hypothetical protein), whose translation is MSTVTYILAIIVMGVVALVLIRGLFNMMKGGDPNRSNKLMQLRVLLQAIAVILIMVTLWLTGGGRPT
- a CDS encoding ATP/cobalamin adenosyltransferase (TIGRFAM: ATP/cobalamin adenosyltransferase~PFAM: cobalamin adenosyltransferase~KEGG: ret:RHE_CH03790 hypothetical protein), yielding MVKLNKIYTKTGDDGTTGLVSGPRRLKDDLRVEAYGTIDEANSAIGLARLHTADLPELDAMLMSIQNDLFDLGADLATPDTGEPPAYEPLRIAETQVDRVEHDIDQLNAGLESLKSFILPGGSPAAAHLHLARTIARRAERLMVALARTDGEIVGEPAMKYVNRLSDFLFVAARHANDQGHADVLWVPGKNR
- a CDS encoding Rhomboid family protein (PFAM: Rhomboid family protein~KEGG: ret:RHE_CH03791 hypothetical protein); translation: MFIPLHDANTLKHIKVQWVTLALIALNIAVWLLTSLESEQAAQATTVGLGYIPAIAFGHAMLAQGLEIVPEPLTYLTYAFVHTGFWHLAGNMIFLWVFGDNVEDAMGHLRFLIFYFVCAAAGALCHGLLTMTSEAPLVGASGAVSGVVAAYVLLHPRVRVWVLVFFRVPLPLPAFVPLLLWIGQQFFMLAIAPDGDVSWGAHVGGILAGAFLILVLRRPGVPLFDRQIVTPRAVRNDPGAGPAIAAGTDGRTAQRFPWGRR
- a CDS encoding Electron transfer flavoprotein alpha/beta-subunit (PFAM: Electron transfer flavoprotein alpha/beta-subunit~KEGG: ret:RHE_PF00405 electron transport flavoprotein, beta subunit), which codes for MKILVPVKRVVDYNVKIRVKPDGTGVELANVKMSMNPFDEISVEEALRLKEAGKAEEVVVVSIGPAKAEETLRTALAMGADRAILVETDDQIEPLTVAKILKAVADAEQPGLIIVGKQAIDDDSNQTGQMLAALMGTAQATFASKIEIGDGKAQVTREVDGGLQTIEIKLPAVITSDLRLNEPRYASLPNIMKAKKKPLDKKTPSDFGISTTPRLKVLKTEEPSGRKAGVKVKSVAELIDKLKNEAGVL